From the genome of Mustela nigripes isolate SB6536 unplaced genomic scaffold, MUSNIG.SB6536 HiC_scaffold_15298, whole genome shotgun sequence:
GCCTccccccggcccctgccccggGCCAGGGCCCGTTCTTTTGTCTCCGCGTCCCCTGGGCGGCCGCAGTTACCGGGCCCGTAGAACTTGCGGCCTTTGGTCACGTCGAACACCTTGCCGTTGATGGCCATGAGTATGCGCGGGTCCTGGACGCCGTCGAAGCGCCGCAGCTCGGCAGGGGTGAAGTCGCGCCGCTTAAGGCGGGGCAGCGGGGGCGGTTCGTCGTCGTCGCTGTCGTTGCTGGCCGCCGGCTGGTCCCCGCGCACGATCTTGTACAGCAGGAACACGCAGAGGCCGAGCAGCAGCAGGTTGAGCGGCGACGTGAAAATCTCGTGCAGCAGCCCGCCACTCTCCAGCTCGCTCGGGTCGGCGCCGGTCGCCGCCACATCCTCGGCAGCCATGATCTCTGGAGCAAAGGTTGGGCC
Proteins encoded in this window:
- the PGRMC1 gene encoding membrane-associated progesterone receptor component 1, with the protein product MAAEDVAATGADPSELESGGLLHEIFTSPLNLLLLGLCVFLLYKIVRGDQPAASNDSDDDEPPPLPRLKRRDFTPAELRRFDGVQDPRILMAINGKVFDVTKGRKFYGPGNCGRPGDAETKERALARGRGRGEARGERGTPLGGSGRGSF